The proteins below come from a single Serratia fonticola genomic window:
- a CDS encoding nucleoside-specific channel-forming protein Tsx, with protein sequence MKKIALAAGVLLSASFSPASMAAESKDSQYLSDWWHQSVNVVGSYHTRFGPQLNNDVYLEYEAFAKKDWLDFYGYVDVPKFFGTGNTPNRGIWDKGSPLFMEIEPRFSIDKLTGTNLGFGPFKEWYFANNYIYDMGRNSASRQSTWYMGLGTDIETGLPMSLSMNIYAKYQWQNYEASNENSWDGYRFKVKYFVPLTEMWGGNLSYIGFTNFDFDSDLGSDNFVVDGRQARTSNSIASSHILALNYDHWHYSFVARYFHNGGQWNDGVDIGTPQGPIKSTGWGYYLVAGYNF encoded by the coding sequence ATGAAGAAAATAGCTCTCGCAGCAGGTGTGCTTCTCTCCGCGTCTTTCAGCCCCGCTTCCATGGCGGCAGAAAGCAAAGACAGCCAGTATCTTTCAGACTGGTGGCATCAGAGTGTCAACGTAGTAGGCAGCTACCATACCCGCTTCGGGCCGCAGCTGAACAATGACGTGTATCTGGAGTATGAAGCCTTTGCCAAGAAAGACTGGCTGGATTTCTATGGCTACGTGGACGTGCCAAAGTTCTTCGGCACCGGTAATACGCCAAACCGTGGTATCTGGGACAAAGGCTCACCGCTGTTTATGGAGATCGAACCGCGCTTCTCCATCGACAAACTGACCGGCACCAACCTGGGCTTTGGGCCGTTCAAAGAGTGGTATTTTGCCAACAACTATATTTACGACATGGGGCGTAACAGTGCCTCCCGTCAAAGCACCTGGTACATGGGTCTGGGCACCGATATCGAAACCGGTCTGCCGATGAGCCTGTCGATGAACATTTATGCCAAATACCAATGGCAGAACTATGAGGCATCCAACGAGAACAGCTGGGACGGCTATCGCTTCAAGGTGAAATACTTCGTGCCGTTGACCGAAATGTGGGGCGGCAACCTGAGCTATATCGGTTTCACCAACTTTGACTTTGATTCCGATCTGGGCAGCGACAACTTCGTGGTGGATGGCCGTCAGGCACGTACCAGCAACTCTATCGCCTCCAGCCACATTTTGGCGCTGAACTACGATCACTGGCATTACTCCTTCGTGGCACGTTACTTCCATAACGGTGGTCAATGGAATGATGGGGTGGACATCGGTACGCCGCAGGGTCCAATCAAGTCTACCGGCTGGGGTTACTACCTGGTTGCCGGTTATAACTTCTGA
- a CDS encoding ASCH domain-containing protein, translating into MAIPEKYENVERWAFGDTEQQADELVKLVLDGVKTATCSNLDGEGIPQPGDVFVVVDGKNEPVCAIELTKVDMSTYEQVDAAHALAEGEGDRSLDYWRKEHKRFFEEYELFSPDMTLVLMHFKVIEKF; encoded by the coding sequence ATGGCCATTCCTGAAAAGTATGAAAATGTAGAACGTTGGGCGTTTGGTGATACCGAACAGCAGGCGGATGAGTTGGTGAAGCTGGTGCTGGATGGCGTCAAGACCGCCACCTGCTCCAATCTGGATGGTGAAGGTATTCCACAGCCTGGCGATGTCTTTGTGGTGGTGGACGGCAAGAATGAGCCGGTGTGCGCCATTGAGCTGACGAAGGTGGATATGAGCACCTATGAGCAGGTGGATGCGGCTCATGCCCTGGCGGAAGGTGAAGGCGATCGCTCGCTGGATTACTGGCGCAAAGAGCATAAACGCTTCTTTGAAGAGTATGAACTGTTCTCACCGGATATGACGCTGGTGTTGATGCATTTCAAGGTTATCGAAAAGTTCTGA
- a CDS encoding Csu type fimbrial protein, protein MGEKKSLLLALLAAATLALTSGVQAAGTLTGQVGIQLTIGSGCTVGNGGATGGTNQWGTLNFGSYSDLTSVINGTVFGSDGTSAVTITCSTGLSPTLSLNGGLAATGALRAMSSGGDTIPYRLYSDSARTTEIAINTPIALTTGTTAQNIPIYGRVLPGDQLSTSPAAGTYNDTVVATLSW, encoded by the coding sequence ATGGGCGAAAAAAAGAGTTTATTACTGGCCTTGCTGGCTGCTGCAACCTTGGCGTTGACCTCCGGTGTACAGGCTGCGGGGACCTTGACAGGGCAAGTCGGTATTCAACTGACGATCGGTAGCGGCTGTACCGTGGGCAATGGCGGCGCGACCGGTGGCACCAACCAATGGGGGACCTTGAACTTTGGTAGTTACTCCGATCTGACCAGCGTAATCAACGGTACGGTGTTTGGCTCTGATGGTACCAGCGCGGTCACCATCACTTGCAGCACTGGCCTTAGCCCGACGCTGTCGCTTAATGGCGGTCTGGCGGCAACGGGAGCGCTGCGCGCCATGAGCTCCGGTGGCGACACCATCCCTTATCGTCTCTATTCAGATAGTGCACGTACCACGGAAATCGCCATCAATACGCCGATAGCCTTGACGACGGGCACGACCGCACAAAATATCCCGATTTATGGCCGCGTATTACCTGGCGACCAGCTCAGTACCTCTCCGGCAGCAGGAACCTATAACGATACCGTTGTCGCCACGCTTTCCTGGTAA
- a CDS encoding Csu type fimbrial protein gives MGIKVLLLLPAILSQSFLLHIPLGQAATIGIAATLQPACEAGTTTSGNTSFGTMNFGSFAALSNVINATSAQLAGSIRVKCVSGLSYKILLDGGSSGVVTNRKMVNTTNSSASVLYNLYTNQPGGTIWDNTTGLSDTGNGADQWHTVYGRVPAQTTPAAGVYLDTVNVTVSW, from the coding sequence ATGGGGATCAAGGTATTGCTGCTGTTGCCAGCGATCTTGTCGCAGTCTTTTCTGCTCCACATTCCCTTAGGTCAGGCAGCGACGATTGGCATTGCGGCCACGTTGCAGCCCGCCTGTGAAGCGGGAACGACGACGTCTGGCAACACCAGCTTTGGCACGATGAATTTCGGCAGTTTTGCCGCTCTGAGCAATGTGATCAACGCGACCAGCGCCCAGTTGGCGGGCTCGATCCGTGTCAAATGCGTCAGTGGGCTGAGTTATAAAATCTTGCTGGATGGAGGCAGCAGCGGCGTGGTCACGAATCGCAAAATGGTGAATACCACCAACAGTTCGGCTAGCGTGCTCTACAACCTTTACACCAACCAACCCGGGGGGACGATTTGGGATAATACTACCGGGCTGAGTGACACCGGCAACGGTGCCGATCAGTGGCACACCGTCTATGGTCGTGTTCCGGCGCAAACCACGCCGGCTGCCGGTGTTTATCTGGATACGGTGAATGTCACCGTGTCCTGGTAG
- the hutI gene encoding imidazolonepropionase, whose translation MTSEIHCDSLWHGADIVTMRDGKYHIISNGAIAVRAGKIVWMGEQAAMPALAATKTVKLDGGIITPGLVDCHTHLVFGGNRSGEFEQRLNGVSYAEIAAQGGGIISTVKATRDAQEELLLEQALFRLRPLLAEGVTCVEIKSGYGLTLASELKMLRVARRLAEILPVEVKTTCLAAHALPPEYAGRSDDYIDLVCNTIIPEAAAAGLADAVDAFCEHLAFSPEQVERVFAAAELAGLPVKLHAEQLSSLGGSALAARHHALSADHLEYATEQDAIAMAAAGTVAVLLPGAYYLLRETQCPPVELFRKHGVAMAIASDANPGTSPALSLRLMINMACTLFRLTPEEALAGVTLHAAKALGLQETHGSLEVGKVADFVHWPLARPAELAYWLGGQLPCTVIFRGEVRK comes from the coding sequence ATGACGTCTGAGATCCACTGCGACAGCCTATGGCACGGGGCCGATATCGTCACCATGCGTGACGGCAAGTATCACATCATCAGCAACGGCGCGATCGCCGTACGCGCAGGCAAGATTGTCTGGATGGGTGAACAGGCCGCCATGCCTGCCTTGGCCGCGACCAAAACGGTGAAACTTGACGGTGGCATCATCACTCCTGGCCTGGTGGATTGCCATACCCATCTGGTGTTTGGGGGCAACCGCAGCGGCGAGTTTGAGCAACGTTTGAACGGGGTGAGCTACGCAGAGATTGCCGCTCAGGGCGGTGGGATTATCTCCACGGTCAAGGCCACGCGCGATGCACAAGAAGAGTTGTTGCTGGAACAAGCACTGTTCCGCCTACGGCCATTGCTGGCCGAGGGTGTCACCTGCGTAGAAATCAAATCCGGCTACGGCTTAACGCTGGCAAGCGAGTTGAAAATGCTACGCGTGGCGCGTCGTCTGGCAGAAATATTACCTGTCGAAGTGAAAACCACCTGTCTGGCCGCTCATGCCCTGCCACCGGAATATGCCGGACGCAGCGACGACTATATCGACCTGGTGTGCAATACCATCATCCCTGAAGCCGCAGCGGCAGGCCTGGCAGATGCAGTAGATGCGTTTTGCGAACATCTGGCCTTCTCCCCTGAGCAGGTTGAGAGGGTTTTCGCGGCCGCTGAGCTTGCTGGCCTGCCGGTAAAACTTCACGCGGAGCAGCTTTCGTCGCTCGGCGGTAGCGCATTGGCGGCACGGCATCATGCTCTTTCCGCCGATCACCTGGAATATGCCACCGAACAAGATGCGATAGCGATGGCGGCAGCCGGAACCGTCGCGGTGCTGTTGCCGGGCGCCTACTACCTGTTACGCGAAACGCAGTGCCCACCGGTTGAGCTGTTCCGCAAACACGGCGTTGCAATGGCTATTGCCAGCGATGCCAACCCAGGCACCTCACCCGCGCTATCGCTGCGTCTGATGATTAATATGGCCTGCACCCTGTTCCGCCTGACGCCGGAAGAAGCGCTGGCAGGCGTAACGCTGCATGCCGCCAAGGCTCTGGGCCTGCAGGAAACCCACGGCTCACTGGAAGTGGGCAAAGTGGCCGATTTTGTTCACTGGCCGCTGGCACGCCCGGCAGAGCTGGCTTACTGGTTGGGCGGCCAACTGCCCTGCACAGTGATTTTCCGAGGAGAAGTCCGTAAATGA
- the yddG gene encoding aromatic amino acid DMT transporter YddG has product MPPLSASHKATLLGLLAIVLWSSVVGLIRSVSEGLGPVGGAAMIYSVGTLFLLVVMGIPKLREFRRSYLILGSLLFVLYEICLSLSLGYASNRTQAIELGMINYLWPCFTVLMAILFNGQKAKWWVVPGLLLSLFGIGWIMSGSGGWSPAQMLANVRSNPLSYGLAFSGAVIWAIYCNVTKRIAQGKNAVVLFISLTALALWLIYPFSNESGMHFSLPVVVALLCVGTAMGAGYAAWNVGILHGNMTLLATVSYFTPVLSSVFAAVVLSTALTLNFWQGVIMVTLGSLICWRATRAD; this is encoded by the coding sequence ATGCCTCCGTTGTCCGCTTCCCATAAAGCTACCTTGCTCGGCCTGCTGGCCATTGTGTTATGGAGTAGCGTGGTTGGTCTGATCCGCAGCGTCAGTGAAGGGCTTGGGCCGGTAGGCGGGGCGGCGATGATCTATAGCGTGGGCACGCTGTTTCTGTTGGTGGTGATGGGCATTCCCAAACTGCGCGAGTTCCGCCGCTCCTATCTGATCCTCGGCAGCCTGCTGTTTGTGCTGTATGAGATTTGCCTTTCGCTGTCGCTGGGCTATGCCAGCAACCGTACGCAGGCCATTGAGCTGGGGATGATCAACTATCTTTGGCCCTGTTTTACCGTGTTGATGGCCATCCTGTTCAATGGGCAAAAGGCCAAATGGTGGGTGGTGCCTGGTTTGTTGCTTTCCCTGTTCGGGATTGGCTGGATCATGAGCGGCAGCGGCGGTTGGTCACCAGCGCAAATGCTGGCCAACGTGCGCAGCAATCCGTTGAGTTACGGGCTGGCATTCAGTGGTGCGGTGATTTGGGCCATCTATTGCAACGTGACCAAGAGGATCGCCCAGGGCAAAAACGCGGTGGTGCTGTTTATCTCGCTCACCGCGCTGGCGCTGTGGTTAATTTATCCTTTCAGCAATGAAAGCGGTATGCACTTTAGCCTGCCGGTTGTGGTGGCGTTGCTGTGCGTGGGGACGGCGATGGGGGCTGGCTATGCCGCTTGGAACGTTGGGATCCTGCATGGCAATATGACGCTGCTGGCGACCGTATCTTACTTTACCCCGGTGTTGTCATCGGTGTTTGCCGCCGTGGTACTCAGCACCGCGCTGACCCTTAACTTCTGGCAGGGGGTGATAATGGTAACGCTAGGATCGCTGATTTGCTGGCGGGCCACCCGCGCCGACTGA
- a CDS encoding formimidoylglutamate deiminase: MPAYFASRALLPTGWAHNVRLEVDAHGQLAQVTPNADSDGCLHLHGDVVPGMPNLHSHAFQRAMAGLAEVAGNPQDSFWTWRDLMYRLVQRLTPEQVGVIARQLYIEMLKGGYTQVAEFHYLHHTPEGKAYADRGEMTGRLSEAALQAGIGMTLLPVLYSYAGFGAQPAQAGQRRFIQSAENYLEQQQVIARQLAGQPLQNQGLCFHSLRAVELGQMQQILAASDQTLPVHIHIAEQQKEVNDCLAWSGQRPVAWLYEHLPVDSRWCLVHATHLDREELEQLARSKAVAGLCPTTEANLGDGIFPGDSYLHHQGRWGIGSDSHVSLNVVEELRWFEYGQRLRDQRRNRLTTPEQPAVADVLYQQALRGGAQACGTAIGKLAVGYRADWLVLDGDDPYLASAPDASILNRWLFAGGKEQIRDVFVAGRQVIEQGRHALQQQSSAEFLQVLKTFQQEA, translated from the coding sequence ATGCCTGCTTATTTTGCCTCTCGCGCACTGCTTCCGACCGGTTGGGCCCATAACGTACGGCTCGAAGTCGACGCTCACGGCCAATTGGCCCAAGTGACACCAAATGCTGACTCAGACGGTTGCCTGCACCTGCACGGCGACGTGGTGCCGGGCATGCCGAACCTGCACTCTCATGCCTTCCAGCGCGCGATGGCCGGGCTGGCAGAGGTAGCGGGCAACCCACAAGACAGCTTCTGGACCTGGCGCGATCTGATGTATCGCCTGGTCCAGCGCTTAACCCCGGAGCAGGTTGGGGTTATCGCCCGTCAACTGTATATCGAAATGCTCAAGGGCGGCTATACCCAGGTTGCCGAGTTCCATTACCTGCATCACACACCGGAAGGAAAAGCCTACGCCGACCGGGGCGAGATGACCGGGCGTCTCAGCGAGGCAGCGCTTCAGGCAGGCATTGGCATGACCCTATTGCCGGTGCTCTACAGCTACGCCGGGTTTGGTGCCCAACCTGCGCAAGCGGGGCAACGGCGCTTTATTCAGAGTGCGGAGAATTACCTCGAACAGCAACAGGTGATAGCTCGCCAACTGGCAGGTCAACCATTGCAGAATCAGGGGTTATGTTTCCATTCGCTGCGGGCGGTTGAACTGGGGCAGATGCAGCAGATCCTGGCGGCCTCCGACCAGACCTTGCCGGTACATATTCATATCGCCGAGCAGCAAAAAGAGGTTAACGACTGCCTGGCCTGGAGCGGTCAACGCCCGGTGGCCTGGCTGTATGAACATTTACCGGTAGATAGCCGCTGGTGTCTGGTGCATGCCACTCATCTGGATCGTGAAGAGCTTGAACAACTGGCTCGGAGTAAAGCGGTAGCCGGATTATGCCCGACCACAGAGGCCAATCTGGGTGACGGCATTTTCCCTGGCGACAGTTACCTGCATCACCAGGGGCGCTGGGGGATCGGTTCGGACAGCCACGTTTCCCTAAACGTGGTGGAAGAGTTACGCTGGTTTGAGTATGGGCAGCGGCTGCGCGATCAGCGCCGTAACCGCCTGACCACGCCAGAGCAACCCGCTGTAGCAGACGTGCTTTATCAACAGGCATTACGGGGCGGTGCTCAGGCCTGTGGTACGGCAATTGGCAAACTGGCAGTAGGCTATCGTGCGGACTGGTTGGTGCTGGATGGTGACGACCCGTATCTGGCATCTGCGCCTGATGCTTCTATCCTCAACCGCTGGTTGTTTGCCGGGGGCAAAGAACAGATCCGCGACGTATTTGTTGCCGGCCGACAGGTGATTGAGCAGGGGCGTCACGCGTTGCAACAGCAAAGCAGCGCTGAGTTCCTACAGGTGCTGAAAACTTTCCAACAGGAGGCGTGA
- a CDS encoding DUF2767 family protein, with amino-acid sequence MKFSEQEIKPVWDEVARLIGDSVMQLRHRGEELSVESLSKQLAQHLAESHDIEQRILIGAAINMLKEGK; translated from the coding sequence ATGAAGTTCTCGGAACAGGAGATCAAACCAGTATGGGATGAGGTTGCCCGATTGATTGGCGACAGCGTGATGCAGTTGCGTCATCGCGGAGAGGAATTATCGGTGGAGAGCCTTTCCAAGCAGTTGGCGCAGCATTTGGCGGAAAGCCACGATATTGAGCAGCGCATCCTGATCGGTGCGGCGATCAACATGCTGAAAGAGGGAAAGTGA
- a CDS encoding serine hydrolase domain-containing protein, producing MSDTPLNWRAAQAAAAQLLAGWQTAGQPGGAITLFDKDITQAVVCAGLADLARREPFTADTVVRYASITKHIFAALALNATDNALQLNDRLGSLLPELQGQLAEVTVGQALDMTSGLPDIRQTLGLLGVSVNTVSEAQPVMEFIHGLTRLNYPAGSEITYTNTGYRLVEAALKTKGYAFDDLVQQHLARPLDVQLQAPESWFDVVPGLAPGYWHTANGWQQTSAGLHLSASGSLTGSANGLTRWLQCLLANRGPGKGVLTQLSAPRHLNHGQISHYGLGLAQTPLGSQTLLGHGGSHAGYKTYFLLAPDRQAGALLVANREDCDSFAIILQVMAALLNEPLPQRSTAIPDGIYATRAEPYWLEAKGGNVAYLGTNEPLYQSEDGYAVSLSAHQPMRLKWTGEAVEGEVGHVARRFLPVASEPLCLKQVQGHWYHPQYRTAFEICGNQIHIGVGPAVQTGTLSSLGDGRILVESNDGPNLNCFCLYFRGYQVDLIASRSRVLTFKKNISARA from the coding sequence ATGTCTGACACCCCGCTAAACTGGCGCGCCGCACAGGCAGCCGCCGCTCAACTGTTGGCAGGCTGGCAAACCGCAGGCCAACCCGGTGGGGCTATCACCCTGTTTGACAAAGATATTACCCAGGCGGTGGTGTGCGCTGGGCTGGCCGATCTGGCACGCCGAGAGCCTTTCACTGCCGATACCGTGGTGCGCTATGCCTCCATCACCAAACATATTTTTGCCGCGCTGGCGCTCAATGCCACCGATAACGCACTGCAGCTCAACGATCGCCTTGGCAGTCTACTGCCCGAATTGCAGGGACAATTGGCGGAGGTGACGGTAGGCCAGGCTTTGGACATGACCAGCGGGCTACCCGATATTCGGCAAACGTTGGGGCTGCTTGGCGTTTCGGTCAACACCGTCAGTGAGGCCCAGCCGGTGATGGAGTTTATCCATGGTTTAACCCGGCTCAACTACCCGGCAGGGAGTGAGATCACCTACACCAACACCGGCTACCGCCTGGTAGAGGCAGCGTTGAAGACTAAAGGATACGCCTTTGATGATCTGGTTCAGCAGCATCTGGCCCGCCCTCTGGATGTACAACTACAAGCCCCCGAAAGCTGGTTTGATGTGGTGCCTGGGCTCGCTCCCGGCTATTGGCATACGGCCAACGGTTGGCAGCAGACCAGCGCCGGTTTGCATCTCTCCGCCTCTGGCAGCCTGACAGGGAGCGCCAACGGCCTCACCCGCTGGTTGCAATGCCTGCTGGCCAATCGCGGTCCTGGCAAAGGGGTTCTGACCCAGCTAAGTGCCCCGCGTCACCTCAACCACGGCCAAATCAGCCATTACGGACTAGGGCTGGCACAAACGCCGCTTGGCAGCCAGACATTGCTGGGCCATGGCGGTTCTCATGCCGGTTATAAGACCTATTTTCTGCTAGCGCCAGACCGGCAAGCGGGTGCCCTGCTGGTCGCCAATCGTGAAGATTGTGACAGCTTTGCCATCATTTTACAGGTGATGGCGGCGCTGCTGAATGAACCCCTGCCCCAACGCAGCACGGCGATCCCGGATGGCATCTACGCCACCCGGGCGGAACCCTATTGGTTGGAAGCTAAAGGAGGCAACGTGGCTTATCTGGGCACCAACGAACCGCTGTATCAAAGTGAAGACGGTTATGCGGTATCGCTCTCTGCCCATCAGCCAATGCGCCTTAAGTGGACGGGTGAGGCCGTAGAAGGTGAAGTTGGCCACGTTGCACGCCGCTTTTTGCCGGTGGCTAGCGAACCGCTTTGTCTCAAGCAGGTTCAAGGGCACTGGTATCATCCACAATACCGCACCGCGTTCGAAATTTGCGGCAACCAGATCCACATTGGGGTCGGCCCGGCGGTACAAACCGGCACCCTGAGTTCGCTGGGGGATGGGAGGATATTGGTTGAAAGCAACGATGGGCCCAACCTGAATTGTTTTTGTCTGTATTTCCGCGGTTATCAGGTCGATCTGATCGCCAGCCGCAGCCGGGTACTCACGTTCAAAAAGAACATCAGCGCACGCGCGTAA
- a CDS encoding DUF1480 family protein, whose amino-acid sequence MGKTVVKIGSFEVDDAHLTPASEHAEGKSTLAIPCKSDPDLCMQLDGWDEHTSIPAMLDGQQSLLYKQHYDRHADAWVMRLE is encoded by the coding sequence ATGGGCAAAACCGTCGTGAAAATAGGCAGCTTCGAGGTTGATGACGCACATTTAACGCCAGCATCTGAACACGCCGAAGGGAAAAGCACCCTGGCGATCCCCTGCAAATCAGACCCCGACCTGTGCATGCAACTGGACGGTTGGGACGAGCACACCAGTATTCCGGCTATGCTGGATGGCCAACAGTCGCTGCTGTACAAACAGCATTACGATCGACATGCGGATGCCTGGGTGATGCGGCTGGAGTAG
- a CDS encoding HutD/Ves family protein, translating into MKLNRFDFADLPVSPWRNGGGETREITCQPPGNAEFGWRASIATIAQDGPFSVFNGIDRSITLLEGDGVHLYSEGLIDHQLQRIGEPFAFSGDVALEARLLGGSSQDFNIMTRRGHYQAHVQRIAETIGLSLQHAGVLYVLRGQWQLPDGSLLAARQGCWWLPGNGPLRLVAQGNDARALWADIVPATLL; encoded by the coding sequence ATGAAACTGAACCGTTTCGATTTTGCCGATCTGCCGGTGAGCCCGTGGCGTAATGGCGGCGGAGAAACGCGCGAAATTACCTGCCAACCGCCTGGCAACGCCGAATTCGGCTGGCGTGCCAGCATTGCCACCATCGCGCAGGATGGGCCTTTCTCGGTCTTCAACGGCATTGATCGTTCCATTACTTTGCTGGAAGGCGATGGCGTACATTTGTACAGCGAAGGCCTGATCGACCACCAGTTGCAGCGCATCGGTGAGCCTTTTGCCTTCTCCGGGGATGTGGCGCTAGAGGCCAGATTATTAGGCGGCAGCAGCCAGGATTTCAACATCATGACGCGGCGTGGCCACTACCAGGCGCATGTGCAACGCATTGCTGAGACCATCGGGTTATCGTTACAACATGCCGGTGTGCTATATGTGCTGCGAGGGCAATGGCAGTTGCCAGACGGCAGCTTGCTGGCCGCACGCCAGGGTTGCTGGTGGCTACCAGGGAATGGCCCGCTACGGCTGGTGGCTCAGGGCAATGATGCGCGGGCCCTATGGGCCGATATCGTGCCTGCCACGCTGTTGTAG
- the hutC gene encoding histidine utilization repressor, giving the protein MVDQQTVLQLAAAMSETPAPIYQRVKQAIVSQIRAGHWQPHQRVPSESELVSELGVSRMTINRALRELTSEGFLIRMQGVGTFVAEAKAHTALLEVHNIADEIAARGHRHSSKILQLTARPASAEEATALGIPPGQQLFYSQIVHYENDVPVQVEDRCVNPLAAPDYMKQDFDRVTPYIYLTQSAPLTAGEHIVEAVVPTKHERELLQLEDHEPGLLIHRRTWSGKMVVTSARLLYPGSRYQLFGRFINQV; this is encoded by the coding sequence GTGGTAGATCAACAGACCGTGTTGCAGCTGGCTGCAGCAATGAGCGAAACCCCCGCCCCGATCTATCAACGGGTCAAACAGGCCATCGTAAGCCAAATCCGTGCGGGCCACTGGCAGCCACACCAACGCGTTCCCTCGGAAAGTGAACTGGTCAGCGAGCTGGGCGTCAGCCGCATGACCATCAACCGGGCCTTGCGTGAATTGACCAGCGAGGGCTTTTTGATCCGCATGCAGGGTGTTGGCACCTTCGTGGCCGAGGCCAAGGCACATACCGCGCTGTTGGAAGTGCATAATATCGCCGATGAGATCGCCGCCCGTGGGCACCGCCACAGCAGCAAAATTTTGCAACTGACCGCCCGCCCGGCCAGCGCAGAGGAGGCGACGGCATTGGGGATCCCGCCGGGCCAGCAGTTGTTCTACTCGCAGATTGTGCATTATGAAAATGACGTGCCGGTGCAGGTGGAAGATCGCTGCGTCAACCCGCTGGCCGCCCCCGATTATATGAAGCAGGATTTCGATAGGGTCACGCCCTATATTTACCTGACCCAGTCCGCTCCGCTGACCGCAGGTGAACATATTGTAGAAGCCGTGGTGCCAACCAAGCATGAGCGCGAACTGCTGCAATTGGAAGACCACGAGCCAGGCCTGCTGATCCATCGTCGCACCTGGTCTGGCAAAATGGTGGTGACTTCCGCGCGCCTGCTCTATCCAGGCAGCCGCTATCAGCTGTTTGGCCGTTTTATCAATCAGGTTTAA
- the hutG gene encoding N-formylglutamate deformylase — MMIRDPFEFQSGQLPLLISIPHAGTRLTPAVEKGLTDEARPLQDTDWHIPRLYDFTRAMGASVLVGNYSRLVIDLNRPADDKPLYTTATTGLFPDVLFDGRPSFLPDAAPSDEERAGYLQNIWQPYHQQLQNELARLKAQHGYALLFDAHSIASVIPRLFDGKLPDLNLGTNGGESCPASLSDRLVTCCQQQQQFSHVLNGRFKGGYITRAYGHPQEHQHAVQLELAQVNYMSEQTFEFDAARAAPLQRLLQQMIESMLVWGEQQR, encoded by the coding sequence ATGATGATTCGCGATCCTTTCGAGTTCCAGAGCGGCCAACTGCCGCTGTTGATCAGTATTCCCCATGCCGGTACCCGCTTGACGCCAGCGGTTGAGAAAGGGCTAACCGATGAGGCCCGTCCCCTGCAGGATACCGACTGGCATATCCCACGGCTGTACGATTTTACCCGTGCCATGGGTGCCAGCGTCCTGGTGGGTAACTATTCGCGCCTGGTGATTGACCTCAACCGCCCAGCAGATGACAAACCGCTCTACACCACTGCCACCACCGGTCTGTTTCCGGATGTGTTGTTCGATGGCCGCCCCAGTTTTCTGCCGGACGCAGCCCCTTCGGACGAAGAAAGGGCCGGATACCTGCAAAACATCTGGCAACCCTACCATCAGCAACTACAAAATGAGCTGGCACGGCTAAAAGCCCAACACGGTTACGCCTTACTGTTTGACGCCCACTCGATCGCCTCCGTGATACCGCGCCTGTTCGACGGTAAGCTACCCGATCTCAACCTGGGCACCAACGGGGGTGAAAGCTGCCCAGCATCACTGAGTGACAGGCTGGTCACCTGTTGTCAGCAGCAGCAACAGTTCAGCCACGTGCTCAACGGACGCTTTAAAGGGGGCTACATTACCCGCGCCTATGGTCACCCGCAGGAACACCAGCACGCGGTACAGTTGGAGCTGGCGCAGGTGAACTATATGTCCGAGCAGACATTTGAATTTGATGCCGCCCGTGCCGCACCTTTACAACGCCTGTTGCAGCAGATGATAGAAAGCATGCTGGTCTGGGGCGAGCAACAACGCTAA
- the yniD gene encoding small membrane protein YniD, translated as MPTKRMRTKHWKMFVILVLICLALLLLRWAAIVFG; from the coding sequence TTGCCAACCAAGCGTATGCGTACCAAACACTGGAAAATGTTTGTGATCCTGGTGCTGATCTGTCTGGCCCTGCTGTTATTGCGCTGGGCGGCTATCGTCTTCGGTTAA